The following is a genomic window from Plectropomus leopardus isolate mb unplaced genomic scaffold, YSFRI_Pleo_2.0 unplaced_scaffold921, whole genome shotgun sequence.
CATAAGCAAAAGCAAAATTCCACTCATCTATGAAGTCGTGTGAGCTCCTGCGTTGCCGACAACAAcatcctgcaaatatttcagaataaaatgccTTATATCAACAACtaatgggattctgtccacagagacttGTCAgtggggttttattttgaaactgaagcagggaagtttgagtaaaacaaatctttgtttttcttcatctctgtggcagagacttttaaactgcagtaaaaggtggCATAGAGTCAGTATAATCATCAGAACACcatttttactgtctatttctgctgacgcATGCGTACAGCTGCGTTAAAGATCTGCGATCCACCGTTACTCTAGATGTGccacagctgacacacagctgagacGCAGCTGAGACGCAGCTGAGAAGCACGTGTTGAGCGCTGCTCGGGTGGGCAGTGTGGATGCTCTGACTTGTTAACAtggtcactgaaaaaaaaaacctcaatgcATTCGGCGCCGCTGAGGCGTGCTGCGTGAAACgagccaaaaacaaactgatggaTGCAGcaatagaccagcagctcctgtgttcagccaCGTcaattcactgtttttctcagtggagtctggcttttaaCAGAGCAATCTAACAGCAATATTTTCCCATCAGACATTGCTGTCCACCACCCGTCCATGGCCATTGGCAATATTGTTGTACTGTCATGAGGGAAACGTAGtgttcaaaaaaagaaattgctggTGATGCGCTGACAATATTCTAACCGAGATggaattttagaacatttatttatttatctatttatttatttattttttgtttagatGGTCCTCTTTCTAGGTTGCAAAAATActtattaaaatactttttcttaGTAGAAAGAAAAGCTCTTctgtacaaaaatgtattaaaatcccATTATTGAGCCACACGGTTGCACAAGTTGTCATGTTCCTTCAGTTTGATAAACATGAGCTCTGAGGTAaatctgcagctgaaaacagtccCAAAATAACTGCAGTATTTCCTCCCATTAAACATTTGCCCAAAAATACAGTAGCCGGTTGTTCTCAGggaattaacttttaaaaagagcCTCAGTAAAGTTTGTGacctatttttaatatttgtcttCAGTATAAATGAATGGGCTTGGGGCTGAATGTGTCaagacaaatacacatttttggttttggatCTTTTCGTGGGCAATGTTAAGAATAATACACTGCATATTACCAGCCTTAGGCAACAGTGAAAACAAGTCTGTGATAAAAGCAGTTAATTATGAAGAAATAATAAACCAATATAGAAAAGCAAACCGTTAATGCCTGATACTAAAATAAGCGATCAACTCACACCACACAATTAATAGTTGCaccttttattataaaaaatatttacaaagatgctacaatgtttttttccttaatataaaaaaatgcatacattttacaACGGTAATTAGTCTTTGAAGTTCTAGCTCCCATTCAGACCAGAGTGACATCCTTCAGGAGTGTTGCGGTAAGGTATTAAGCGTGTCgtaatactgtattttttgtcaatACATTTTGTTTGCCTGAGTTAAATCTCTTCATCACGATGATAaggaacaatttttttttttgaaaaatgcatttgatttttCCACATCTTTAGGAGAAAGGCAACTGTTTGCATAAAAGTAATTAAAGGACATTTGAGTCGTATACAATCATTTTGAAACACGTATGACAGAGCTGCATAGTGATTTGAATAGTAACccggttattattattactactactaataataataataataaaaaatgtgaggAATAAATAGGTACTGCATTCAAAACGGAGGGCAAAATTTGGATAAATATAATTTCATCGGGCCTCGTGGTTGATTTCGTCAATATGGCATGTCTGTACCTagatataataaatacaataaataaaacaacaataaattagATTGGGTTAACACACAGAACTCTTCATTTGTCGTAATAACAAACGAGAGAAAGAAATATGGCTTCTTGATGCAGTTATCACCCCGGGGTTTCTCCAAATGCTTCAGGAAAAagctgttattattgttattagatCTGTATGTAGAGCAGGGCAGGAAACTTACATTTGTCCACTGGATACTGTAAACTTATCAGAAACAGTCAAATATTAACCAGCATTTGGTTTGTGGCCGGCAGTAATTTCCCTGCCCTGCGTAAAGcttttgagaaaaatgaaagaacagCGCCTTTAAAGTGTGACGATGCCGGTCCGGACACCGTTTACAGTCGACTTGTTATACCAAACCATGGGAAGACACTGTCTCGAGTCTGGCTacattaaaatcttaaaaactgcgtgggaggggaaaaaaaataataatatcaaatgaTACTTGCAAAATCCCCCAGCTGtataatgcaaaaaatatatttctatatacACATacgtacatatacatatattccATTCATAATTGCTCAAATCTTTAGGAAAATATGCATTGATTCATAGATTTGGATTTACAATTTGTTCTGATGCATGTAGTGTGATGAATTGTTCCTCAGTCCATGTTGCAATAAATAGAAATGGACAAAATGGCAGAGAATACGACCAGAAGGAGCTAGTATGACAGAATGTATGACAGACGTAAACATGGAAAAGTACGTAAATAAGAATGCATCATGGTATAGGTAATTATCTTTGCCCTCTCACGGATATTGTAAAGTTTTGGATTTCATCAACAAAGTAGGAAAGTAACCGCTTTGCCCAAAAGCCAGGGTGGCTTGTGAATCCcaaaattcattaatttcacCAGCattactttaacccttttaaacctgggcaaatttgtttgttttttttttttttcaaaaacataggaaaaggcaatgggcaCCGTAGGAAGAAATGACTCCCAAAtgtgtaagaaattagtaaaaaagtacaaaaagaattaccaaaaaagggaaagtaaaaaaaaggacataagttgaaaatgaccacaaaaaacaaaaacatcaaagctgaaaatgaccacatgaaaaatgtgaaaataacaaaaaagtaaatagagAGGCAGGAAAGGCAAAATaaccccccaaaataaaaataagtctgCAACacaatacagttttctggacatttttcccaagcttttaaaaaaataatttttatgaaTCTACTGATTTcctgtagaacatttcttgccaagttgctcattgcctttcccgtGATTTTAAGGACATTGTAACAATTTGTTAAGGGTTCGgaggtttaatttttttgtgaaaggcgtctgaatgcaggacaagaaaagtgacgttgatccaggtttcaaagggttaaccatcaataatatattttgaataaaagaCGAAGGTCCCAACAGCAGCTGCCGACTTGCCTAAGTGGCCGTTGGAGCAGACTAACTACGTCTCCAACAGCATATCCCAAAATCTACTTGGCTTGCTGTTAATTTCCCACCTTGTCCCAAAACCTCCAACAATCTCCGTGTGTAACAACACCACATACAGAACATGCACATGTGAACTGTGCATAGTCTGGAAAGAGTCTGAGGGATCAGCACAGGCCGGAGGAATGTTCGGAGTTTCAGGATCCCACTATGATCTCCATGATGTGGTCCAGTTCGTTCAGGTCTGACCTGCAGCTCGAGCTGGAGCTGAGGGCCGTCGGCCCGTGGGAGGAAAGGCTCTCCAGCAGATCGTACGGCCCCATCTTTGGGGCGCTCTGCATGCCCGTCAGCACCGTGTCGAGGTCATAGTAGGACGGGTCCACGTCTGAAAACAGTTCCTCAAGCGCAGGGTCAGGGGGCGGCGCAGGGTGCTTGATCTCAAAAGTCCCAAAAACCTGCTCCCCTGTCCTGGAGTCTGCGCTCAGGTGGTCCCGAtctccctcctcaccctccGACACACACTCCTCGCTgtcctcctcttcgtcctcctcGCACTCaccgtcttcctcctcctcttcccagCAGGGTCCCATGCCAAAGGGACCAGCTAGGTAAGAAGATGAGGGCAGCTGGGGGGAGACGGGCGACAAAGTGGACATGGTGACCTCTGTCTCCACGTCTCCCTCCATCACCACCTCCTCTGCGTGGTAGCCTTCCTCCAGGCCGACCACTGAGAAGGGCTTCGGGCTCTGCCCGGCCTGAGCTGCCGCGTCCGTCTGCCGGCACAGCACCTCGGTGGCCACCAGGCGGTCCGCGGGACACTGGGCGGCTGCCAGGGCCTGGGTCATTATTTGCCAGGTGCCGTCCTGGGTCATCTCCTCCTGGATCTGCCGCACCGTGTTGGCGATGAGCACCGAGCGGCACAGATTCGGCTCCACCAGCATGTGGCAGAGCTGCAGCTTAATCAGCGACATGTCGAGCAGCGACTGTCGCTGAAGGCTGTACGAGGACGTCAGCGTCCGAGCCGCCACTGATGGAGCCACCGGGACCTGGTCACCACTGGAGACCGGCTCCTCCCCGGAGTCTGAGAACTTGCGTTTGGTGCCCTTCGGGAACATGTTGTTTCTCTGATGGCGAGGAGACAGAAACACGGTCAGACTTTCGACACGTTAAATGAACATTAACATATTTatcacactgacaaacacaaaatgccTACTGTTCTGAATCTCACTAGCTAGGATCATAGTGGAATAATACGTGTCATGTAATTAATTATGTaaatgcagggttcccacagtcatgaaaaacctggaaaagtcatggaattttacaatcacattttccaggcctgacaaagtcatggaataagtaaaaatagatg
Proteins encoded in this region:
- the LOC121940663 gene encoding cell division cycle-associated protein 4-like translates to MFPKGTKRKFSDSGEEPVSSGDQVPVAPSVAARTLTSSYSLQRQSLLDMSLIKLQLCHMLVEPNLCRSVLIANTVRQIQEEMTQDGTWQIMTQALAAAQCPADRLVATEVLCRQTDAAAQAGQSPKPFSVVGLEEGYHAEEVVMEGDVETEVTMSTLSPVSPQLPSSSYLAGPFGMGPCWEEEEEDGECEEDEEEDSEECVSEGEEGDRDHLSADSRTGEQVFGTFEIKHPAPPPDPALEELFSDVDPSYYDLDTVLTGMQSAPKMGPYDLLESLSSHGPTALSSSSSCRSDLNELDHIMEIIVGS